In Actinoplanes sp. NBC_00393, a single genomic region encodes these proteins:
- a CDS encoding DNA-3-methyladenine glycosylase family protein, whose protein sequence is MTSEVSRRLTPPEHYRFGASVRPLLVPKHDPCGMLRDGDFWLAARTPDGPATLHLARAGGELTATGHGPGSQWIVDRADAIAGLRDDLSAFPALAARHPLVARLAKTFSGVRLPATNLLFPRLLRAILEQKVTGKEAHRSYRAICRHFGEPAPGPVDLVLPPDPAAVAATPYWTFHPFGVEQRRTQALLRAARVADRLERCVDAAEATARMTALPGIGPWTAAETVRYAFGDPDAVSVGDFHIPNTVAWALAGEVRGTDARMLELLEPFRGHRGRVCELFALGGLGAPKFGPRMPVRSFARF, encoded by the coding sequence GTGACGTCCGAGGTGAGCCGCCGGTTGACGCCGCCGGAGCACTACCGGTTCGGTGCCTCGGTGCGGCCGTTGCTGGTGCCCAAGCACGACCCGTGCGGGATGCTTCGGGACGGCGATTTCTGGCTCGCTGCGCGTACCCCGGATGGTCCTGCGACCCTGCATCTTGCCCGCGCCGGTGGTGAGCTGACCGCGACCGGCCATGGGCCGGGGTCGCAGTGGATCGTCGACCGCGCGGACGCGATCGCCGGACTCCGTGATGATCTGAGTGCCTTCCCGGCCTTGGCAGCGCGCCATCCGCTGGTCGCGCGCCTGGCCAAAACCTTCTCCGGGGTACGCCTACCCGCCACGAACCTCCTCTTCCCCCGTCTGCTGCGCGCGATCCTGGAGCAGAAGGTCACCGGCAAGGAGGCACACCGGTCGTACCGTGCGATCTGCCGGCATTTCGGCGAGCCGGCGCCCGGCCCGGTTGATCTGGTGCTGCCGCCCGACCCGGCCGCCGTGGCCGCCACGCCGTACTGGACGTTCCATCCCTTCGGCGTCGAGCAGCGCCGCACCCAGGCGCTGCTGCGCGCGGCCCGGGTGGCGGACCGCCTGGAACGCTGCGTGGACGCGGCCGAGGCGACGGCCCGGATGACCGCGCTGCCCGGGATCGGCCCGTGGACCGCCGCCGAGACGGTCCGGTACGCGTTCGGCGACCCCGACGCGGTCAGTGTGGGCGACTTCCACATCCCGAACACGGTCGCGTGGGCGCTGGCCGGCGAGGTCCGGGGCACCGACGCGCGGATGCTCGAGCTGCTCGAGCCGTTCCGCGGCCACCGGGGCCGGGTCTGCGAGCTGTTCGCCCTGGGCGGGCTCGGCGCGCCGAAGTTCGGCCCGCGGATGCCGGTGCGGTCCTTCGCGCGGTTCTGA
- a CDS encoding Pecanex-like protein 1, whose amino-acid sequence MRRSKYRRASSPTWFSGRRRIIAVAATLVAFGGIVTVTQVSNASTDRTTKRALAACDDLAAPNQSRLSTETRRGTYTTNNGQVTQHADDGAGDVATTAEVRARCRQWVMNNVADEEAAEEATTNARRGRGNNGGGNNNGGNNGGAQPSAPAAEPSEEAPPAEGGQEQPPAEEGQEQPPAEGGQEQPPAEEGQGGDQGGDQGGDQGGDQGGDQGGDQGGDGDQPDPGQTTPPPGAGLGILTNSCDTSNLEDHDGFQRGDRCVSTEFGEVGAAANNPTLLITRAPGQVRVNQPFTLSVSTRNLIRDRFLAAGQGGYYVESSVLQNGLVRGHFHTACRILQSRNNAPDPAPVPAFFVATEDSQGSATPDTVNIQVPGLPEAGTFQCSSWAGDGSHRIPMMERANQTPAFDSVRVRVR is encoded by the coding sequence ATGCGAAGGTCCAAGTACCGGCGCGCCAGTTCCCCGACGTGGTTCAGCGGTCGGCGCCGCATCATCGCCGTCGCGGCCACTCTGGTTGCGTTCGGCGGCATCGTGACCGTGACCCAGGTCTCGAACGCCAGCACCGACCGCACCACCAAGCGGGCCTTGGCAGCCTGTGACGACCTGGCCGCACCGAACCAGTCCCGGTTGTCCACGGAAACACGGCGGGGCACGTACACCACGAACAACGGCCAGGTAACCCAGCACGCCGATGACGGCGCCGGCGATGTGGCGACGACCGCTGAAGTGCGGGCCCGCTGTCGGCAGTGGGTGATGAACAACGTCGCCGACGAGGAGGCGGCCGAGGAGGCCACCACCAACGCCCGCCGTGGCCGCGGTAACAACGGCGGCGGCAACAACAACGGCGGCAACAACGGCGGCGCCCAGCCGTCCGCGCCGGCCGCCGAGCCGAGCGAGGAAGCGCCGCCCGCCGAGGGCGGTCAGGAGCAGCCGCCGGCCGAAGAAGGCCAGGAGCAGCCGCCCGCCGAGGGTGGCCAGGAGCAGCCGCCCGCTGAAGAGGGTCAGGGTGGCGACCAGGGCGGAGACCAGGGTGGCGACCAAGGCGGAGACCAGGGTGGCGATCAGGGCGGAGACCAGGGCGGGGACGGGGACCAGCCCGACCCGGGCCAGACCACGCCGCCTCCGGGCGCCGGCCTCGGCATCCTGACCAACAGCTGTGACACCTCCAACCTGGAGGACCACGACGGCTTCCAGCGTGGCGACCGGTGCGTCTCCACCGAGTTCGGTGAGGTCGGCGCCGCCGCGAACAACCCGACGCTGCTGATCACCCGGGCACCGGGCCAGGTGCGGGTGAACCAGCCGTTCACGCTCTCGGTCAGCACCCGGAACCTGATCCGCGACCGCTTCCTCGCGGCCGGCCAGGGCGGTTACTACGTGGAGAGCAGCGTCCTGCAGAACGGCCTGGTCCGCGGTCACTTCCACACCGCGTGCCGGATCCTGCAGAGCCGCAACAACGCTCCGGACCCCGCCCCGGTCCCGGCGTTCTTCGTCGCGACCGAGGACAGCCAGGGCAGTGCCACCCCGGACACCGTGAACATCCAGGTGCCGGGTCTGCCCGAGGCCGGTACGTTCCAGTGCTCCTCGTGGGCGGGTGACGGTTCGCACCGGATCCCGATGATGGAGCGCGCCAACCAGACGCCGGCGTTCGACTCGGTCCGGGTTCGCGTCCGCTGA
- a CDS encoding DUF4142 domain-containing protein — translation MKARRVPRWLVGTLALALAFMVTPAGAAHAEDAVPVPPNTGLTDNGTGTLTAADRDFVIKVRLAGLWEVPAGNMAAEKSENVKVAKIGAEIAKQHVALDNLTRAAGKKLGISLPNQPNGDQQFWLSEMRNARTPQQFDQIFIDRLRAAHGNIFPAIGTIRATTRSDTVRKLAQQTNQFVMTHMTLLESSGIVDYAALPTAPAPKAAAGQGPVPVDNQMLVAATEGGNVPGLSNTVILIVLAAALVVGVITTMRIFRAR, via the coding sequence ATGAAGGCCCGCCGTGTCCCCCGATGGCTGGTCGGCACCCTGGCTCTCGCACTGGCGTTCATGGTGACGCCGGCCGGAGCCGCCCACGCCGAAGACGCAGTGCCCGTGCCGCCGAATACCGGCCTCACCGACAACGGCACCGGAACTCTGACCGCCGCCGACCGTGACTTCGTCATCAAGGTCCGGCTCGCCGGCCTGTGGGAGGTCCCGGCCGGCAACATGGCCGCGGAGAAGTCGGAGAACGTCAAGGTCGCCAAGATCGGCGCCGAGATCGCCAAGCAGCACGTCGCCCTCGACAACCTGACCCGTGCGGCCGGCAAGAAGCTCGGCATCAGCCTGCCGAACCAGCCCAACGGCGACCAGCAGTTCTGGCTCAGCGAGATGCGCAACGCCCGGACGCCGCAGCAGTTCGACCAGATCTTCATCGACCGGCTGCGGGCCGCGCACGGCAACATCTTCCCGGCCATCGGCACGATCCGGGCCACCACGCGCAGCGACACGGTCCGCAAGCTGGCCCAGCAGACCAACCAGTTCGTCATGACCCACATGACGCTGCTGGAGAGCAGCGGCATCGTCGACTACGCCGCACTGCCCACCGCGCCCGCTCCGAAGGCGGCGGCCGGGCAGGGACCGGTGCCGGTCGACAACCAGATGCTCGTCGCAGCGACCGAGGGCGGCAACGTTCCCGGTCTCAGCAACACCGTCATCCTCATCGTCCTCGCCGCCGCGCTGGTGGTCGGGGTCATCACGACCATGCGCATCTTCCGCGCGCGGTAG
- a CDS encoding COG4315 family predicted lipoprotein, which translates to MVIGAALAAVVALPGCAPAGYQAADYGNAAEPASNDIAASPGATADPEATAEATAPADPADAEANTPEISDELTTTSLTGSKVPRMGKVVEDQDGFVLYRFDDDKDDPAKSNCNGDCAEIWPAALTNDGEPKLKGVSADLVGTVTRADGTKQLTLKGWPLYRYIGDKKPGQWKGQNVGGKWFVINPDGTKNLTCLPAISKPVAPPADDEGAEGEAEDSGSDYSY; encoded by the coding sequence ATGGTCATCGGCGCTGCGCTGGCGGCGGTGGTAGCACTGCCCGGTTGCGCCCCGGCCGGATACCAAGCGGCCGACTACGGCAACGCCGCCGAACCGGCATCGAACGACATCGCCGCCTCCCCGGGCGCGACGGCCGACCCGGAGGCCACCGCTGAGGCGACGGCGCCCGCGGACCCGGCTGACGCCGAGGCGAACACCCCGGAGATCAGCGACGAGCTCACCACCACCTCGCTGACCGGCTCGAAGGTCCCCCGGATGGGCAAGGTCGTCGAGGACCAGGACGGCTTCGTGCTGTACCGGTTCGACGACGACAAGGACGACCCGGCGAAGTCCAACTGCAACGGCGACTGCGCCGAGATCTGGCCGGCGGCGCTCACCAACGACGGCGAGCCGAAGCTCAAGGGCGTCAGCGCTGACCTGGTCGGCACGGTCACCCGGGCGGACGGCACCAAACAGCTCACCCTCAAGGGCTGGCCGCTCTACCGCTACATCGGCGACAAGAAGCCGGGTCAGTGGAAGGGCCAGAACGTCGGTGGCAAGTGGTTCGTGATCAACCCGGACGGCACCAAGAACCTCACCTGCCTGCCCGCCATCTCGAAGCCGGTCGCACCGCCGGCCGACGACGAGGGCGCCGAGGGCGAGGCCGAGGACTCCGGCAGCGATTACAGCTACTGA
- a CDS encoding anti-sigma factor family protein: MTQEQHFDVASYALGVLDDRDASLFEDHLIDCPQCAFELESFVQVADVLATVDAEALIAAEQSERDGAVLNKMLREVRVERHRANSRRLYSLAAAVVVFTMLSIGALFAGGRWLGPESTPPAQTATGDSSRLDPLPNSDGVALGGTKLPGETFDGTDPRSGVSAAVGLEKKDWGTQISFAVGNLAGPKKCALVVVRSDGTSEQVASWEIGEKGWGTAANPSPLLLQAVTGTPRDEIAHVQVQEITEAGPGETLVRVP, encoded by the coding sequence ATGACACAGGAACAGCACTTCGACGTGGCGTCGTACGCGCTGGGCGTACTCGACGACCGGGACGCCTCGCTCTTCGAGGACCACCTCATCGACTGCCCGCAGTGCGCCTTCGAGCTGGAGTCGTTCGTCCAGGTGGCCGACGTGCTGGCGACCGTCGACGCGGAGGCGCTGATCGCCGCCGAGCAGTCCGAGCGCGACGGCGCCGTGCTGAACAAGATGCTCCGCGAGGTCCGGGTGGAGCGGCACCGCGCGAACAGCCGCCGGCTCTACTCGCTGGCCGCCGCCGTGGTCGTGTTCACCATGCTCTCGATCGGCGCGCTCTTCGCCGGTGGCCGCTGGCTCGGCCCGGAGTCGACCCCGCCGGCCCAGACTGCGACGGGCGACAGCAGCCGGCTCGACCCGCTGCCGAACAGCGACGGGGTGGCCCTGGGCGGCACCAAGCTGCCGGGTGAGACGTTCGACGGCACCGACCCGCGCAGCGGCGTGTCCGCGGCCGTCGGCCTGGAGAAGAAGGACTGGGGCACCCAGATCTCCTTCGCGGTCGGCAACCTCGCCGGCCCGAAGAAGTGCGCCCTGGTCGTGGTCCGCTCCGACGGCACCTCGGAGCAGGTGGCGTCCTGGGAGATCGGCGAGAAGGGCTGGGGTACGGCGGCCAACCCGTCCCCGCTGCTGCTTCAGGCGGTCACCGGGACCCCGCGCGACGAGATCGCCCACGTCCAGGTTCAGGAGATCACCGAAGCCGGCCCGGGGGAGACTCTGGTTCGCGTTCCGTAA
- a CDS encoding sigma-70 family RNA polymerase sigma factor: protein MHAVAEYRLAPERVRVMARQHSGGRWQALDGGGNHRDEGTVIPRQAPRHEAAPSSSPSHEDTLVKLLYEEHAGPLLMFVLRLTGGDRQRAEDIVQETLLRAWRNAHRLGAQGQQSLRPWLVTVARRIAIDEHRSANARPAETYDRELESFPTTSDETDKVLQSMTVSDALRQLSHSHREILIETYFRGRTVPEAAEALNLPLGTAKSRVYYALRALRTALQQRGVTE, encoded by the coding sequence ATGCATGCGGTGGCCGAGTATCGGCTCGCGCCGGAGAGGGTGCGTGTGATGGCGCGGCAACACTCCGGTGGTAGGTGGCAGGCTCTCGACGGCGGTGGCAACCATCGCGACGAGGGCACGGTGATCCCGCGGCAGGCGCCGCGGCACGAGGCCGCTCCGAGCAGCAGCCCGAGCCATGAGGACACGCTGGTCAAGCTGCTCTACGAAGAGCACGCGGGACCGCTGCTGATGTTCGTGCTGCGACTGACCGGCGGTGACCGGCAGCGCGCCGAGGACATCGTGCAGGAGACCCTGCTCCGGGCGTGGCGCAACGCGCACCGCCTCGGCGCGCAGGGTCAGCAGTCGCTGCGCCCGTGGCTGGTCACCGTCGCCCGGCGGATCGCCATCGACGAGCACCGGAGCGCCAACGCCCGGCCCGCCGAGACGTACGATCGGGAGTTGGAGAGCTTCCCCACCACGTCCGACGAGACCGACAAGGTTCTCCAGTCGATGACCGTGTCGGATGCTCTCCGGCAGTTGAGCCATTCGCACCGGGAGATCCTCATCGAGACGTATTTCCGCGGTCGCACCGTGCCGGAGGCGGCGGAGGCGTTGAACCTGCCGCTCGGCACGGCCAAGTCGCGGGTGTACTACGCCCTGCGTGCGCTTCGTACCGCGCTCCAGCAGCGGGGGGTGACCGAATGA
- a CDS encoding SMC family ATPase: MRPIRLDLSGFTVFREPTTVDFTDADYFALVGPTGSGKSTVLDAICFALYGTVPRWGGTRGIGNALAPSAAEAKVRLCFESAGDRYIATRVVRRDGRGNVKTAGAGLQLMPPGFDVSKLDTGMDLDDLGEALAGTPAEMDRAVLDAVGLPYEQFTSCVVLPQGQFADFLHAKPAVRQQILVNLLGLHVYEEVQVRAAERGKTAEVKLGVIEQQMGALEDATDEAVEAAGAQLERMRELTRAVEDAVPGLRTAREAETAALGTRDTVDAELALLSSVRTPTGLAEANGAVVAARAAAEEAAREVHAAEEAEEKVRGELAAAGDAGSLRLMLDRHTELARLVEQEEWFAGKVSVAEVEYRDALSAAELAQSEHTGAQQLLEQARQDYRDAQQRDRATALRGHLVAGHACPVCEQPVTVVPEVPRESAVRLAEAAGNAAREAAEQATARWQQRDAVARNLESDLERKRGQYEHHLSRLAEVRSAVSGLPPVEAVQARLADLGELQRQLEAATAAVRAARDAHRRAQNAVRSAEDEQRTAWRKFDSVRDGLARFVPPPADRDDLAGAWQTLVEWAREEHATRLTARAEAEIAVTAAHESTVRAYTGIVALFTAAGIDPPGGPAPGLSRPGVSASRSAELGASVADAEAGLIRAAAVAAERAEAAWQRLVERRQQAREAAEQRDALLREGRVAKSLAGHLRANNFERWLLEEALDLLVDGASRILRELTNGQYELIHTKGEFFVVDHHDAGLQRGVRTLSGGETFQASLALALALSEQLAGMSTTAASLESIVLDEGFGTLDAATLDVVAATLENLAARGDRMVGLVTHVQALAERVPVRFEVHKDARTAYVERVGL, from the coding sequence ATGAGGCCAATCCGGCTCGACCTGTCCGGGTTCACGGTGTTCCGCGAGCCGACCACCGTGGACTTCACCGACGCCGACTACTTCGCCCTGGTCGGCCCGACCGGCTCGGGCAAGTCGACGGTGCTGGACGCGATCTGTTTCGCCCTGTACGGCACGGTTCCCCGCTGGGGCGGCACCCGCGGGATCGGCAACGCGCTGGCCCCGTCGGCCGCCGAGGCGAAGGTGCGGCTCTGCTTCGAGTCGGCCGGCGACCGGTACATCGCGACCCGGGTGGTGCGCCGCGACGGCCGGGGCAACGTGAAGACCGCCGGGGCCGGTCTGCAGCTGATGCCGCCCGGCTTCGACGTGAGCAAGCTCGACACCGGCATGGACCTGGACGACCTGGGTGAGGCGCTGGCCGGCACCCCGGCCGAGATGGACCGGGCGGTGCTGGACGCGGTCGGCCTGCCCTACGAGCAGTTCACCAGCTGTGTGGTGCTGCCGCAGGGCCAGTTCGCCGACTTCCTGCACGCCAAACCGGCGGTCCGCCAGCAGATCCTGGTCAACCTGCTGGGCCTGCACGTCTACGAGGAGGTGCAGGTCCGGGCGGCCGAGCGGGGCAAGACGGCCGAGGTCAAGCTCGGCGTGATCGAGCAGCAGATGGGCGCGCTGGAGGACGCCACCGACGAGGCGGTCGAGGCGGCGGGGGCACAGCTGGAGCGGATGCGCGAGCTGACCCGGGCGGTCGAGGACGCGGTGCCGGGGTTGCGTACCGCCCGGGAGGCGGAGACTGCGGCGCTCGGCACCAGGGACACCGTCGATGCGGAGTTGGCTCTGCTGTCGTCCGTGCGTACCCCGACGGGGTTGGCCGAGGCGAACGGCGCGGTTGTCGCGGCTCGCGCCGCCGCCGAGGAGGCGGCGCGTGAGGTGCATGCCGCCGAGGAGGCCGAGGAGAAGGTACGCGGTGAGCTCGCCGCGGCCGGTGACGCGGGCTCGCTGCGGCTGATGCTGGACCGGCACACCGAGCTGGCCCGGCTGGTCGAGCAGGAGGAGTGGTTCGCCGGCAAGGTCTCGGTCGCCGAGGTGGAGTACCGGGACGCGCTCTCCGCCGCCGAGCTGGCCCAGAGCGAGCACACCGGCGCGCAGCAGCTGCTGGAGCAGGCCCGGCAGGACTACCGGGACGCCCAGCAGCGGGACCGGGCGACGGCGTTGCGCGGGCACCTGGTCGCCGGCCACGCCTGCCCGGTCTGTGAGCAGCCGGTCACGGTCGTTCCGGAGGTGCCCCGCGAGTCGGCGGTCCGGCTGGCCGAGGCGGCCGGCAACGCGGCGCGCGAGGCGGCCGAGCAGGCCACCGCCCGCTGGCAGCAGCGCGACGCGGTGGCCCGCAATCTGGAGAGCGACCTGGAGCGCAAGCGCGGGCAGTACGAGCATCATCTTTCCCGGCTGGCCGAGGTGCGCTCGGCCGTCTCCGGGCTGCCGCCGGTGGAGGCGGTGCAGGCGCGGCTGGCCGATCTCGGCGAGTTGCAGCGGCAGCTGGAGGCCGCGACCGCCGCGGTGCGTGCCGCCCGCGACGCGCATCGGCGTGCGCAGAACGCGGTCCGCTCCGCGGAGGATGAGCAGCGTACGGCGTGGCGCAAGTTCGACTCGGTGCGCGACGGGCTGGCCCGTTTCGTGCCGCCGCCGGCCGACCGGGACGACCTGGCCGGCGCCTGGCAGACCCTGGTCGAGTGGGCCCGGGAGGAGCACGCGACCCGGCTGACCGCGCGGGCCGAGGCGGAGATCGCGGTCACCGCGGCGCACGAGTCGACGGTCCGGGCCTACACCGGGATCGTCGCGCTCTTCACCGCGGCCGGAATCGACCCGCCGGGCGGCCCGGCGCCGGGCCTGTCCCGCCCGGGCGTCTCGGCGTCGCGGTCGGCGGAGCTGGGTGCTTCGGTGGCCGACGCCGAGGCCGGGCTGATCCGGGCGGCTGCCGTGGCTGCCGAGCGGGCCGAGGCGGCCTGGCAGCGCCTGGTCGAGCGGCGGCAGCAGGCCCGGGAGGCGGCCGAGCAGCGGGACGCGCTGCTGCGCGAGGGCCGGGTGGCCAAGTCGCTCGCCGGTCACCTGCGGGCCAACAACTTCGAGCGCTGGCTGCTCGAGGAGGCCCTGGACCTGCTGGTCGACGGCGCCTCGCGGATCCTGCGGGAGCTCACCAACGGGCAGTACGAGTTGATCCACACCAAGGGCGAGTTCTTCGTGGTCGACCACCACGACGCCGGCCTGCAGCGTGGCGTGCGGACGCTGTCCGGCGGGGAGACCTTCCAGGCCTCGCTCGCCCTGGCGCTGGCCCTGTCCGAGCAGCTGGCCGGGATGAGCACCACCGCGGCCAGCCTGGAGTCGATCGTCCTGGACGAGGGCTTCGGCACGCTCGACGCGGCCACGCTGGACGTGGTCGCCGCCACCCTGGAGAACCTGGCGGCCCGCGGCGACCGGATGGTCGGCCTGGTCACGCATGTGCAGGCGCTGGCCGAGCGGGTGCCGGTCCGGTTCGAGGTGCACAAGGACGCGCGGACGGCGTACGTCGAGAGGGTCGGCCTGTGA
- a CDS encoding exonuclease SbcCD subunit D → MRILHTSDWHVGKVLKGRNRFEEHTKVLAQVIEIAQAERPDLVIVAGDLYDTAAPTADATRLVTRALSALRKTGARVVAIGGNHDNGAALDALRPWADAAGIELRGSYPKGDLKDLLIEGTTEGGERWRLVALPFLSQRYAIRAAEMYDLSAAEANQTYADLVARLIAKLSEPFAETGVVNLVTAHLTIVGASTGGGEREAHTIMGYAVPATVFPQNAHYVALGHLHRSQQVISPCPTRYSGSPLAVDFGEEENVSSVAIVDVAADQAARVRDVPVTSAITLRTVRGTLDQLAKVNLPDAWLRVLVREAPRPGLREDVQDLLPNALEVRIDPDMLPDRTGARSAERAGRSPRELFGDYLDSRGNAEEGVRELFDELYDEVSSNQ, encoded by the coding sequence ATGCGCATCCTGCACACCTCCGACTGGCACGTCGGAAAGGTCCTCAAGGGCCGCAACCGGTTCGAGGAGCACACCAAGGTGCTCGCCCAGGTGATCGAGATCGCCCAGGCCGAGCGGCCCGACCTGGTGATCGTCGCCGGCGACCTGTACGACACAGCCGCGCCGACCGCGGACGCGACGAGGCTGGTCACCCGGGCGCTCTCGGCGTTGCGCAAGACCGGCGCGCGGGTGGTGGCGATCGGCGGCAACCACGACAACGGCGCGGCGCTGGACGCGCTGCGGCCGTGGGCCGACGCGGCCGGCATCGAGCTGCGCGGGTCGTACCCGAAGGGTGATCTGAAGGATCTGCTGATCGAGGGCACCACCGAGGGCGGCGAGCGCTGGCGGCTGGTCGCCCTGCCGTTCCTCTCCCAGCGCTACGCGATCCGCGCCGCCGAGATGTACGACTTGTCCGCCGCCGAGGCGAACCAGACGTATGCCGACCTGGTGGCCCGGCTGATCGCCAAACTCAGCGAGCCGTTCGCCGAGACCGGCGTGGTGAACCTGGTCACCGCCCACCTGACAATCGTCGGCGCGAGCACCGGCGGCGGCGAGCGGGAGGCGCACACCATCATGGGGTACGCGGTTCCCGCCACCGTCTTCCCGCAGAACGCGCACTACGTCGCCCTCGGCCACCTGCACCGCTCACAGCAGGTGATCTCCCCCTGCCCGACGCGGTACAGCGGAAGCCCTCTCGCCGTCGACTTCGGTGAGGAGGAGAACGTCAGCTCGGTCGCGATCGTGGACGTCGCTGCCGACCAGGCCGCCCGCGTCCGGGACGTGCCGGTGACCTCGGCGATCACCCTGCGGACCGTGCGCGGCACGCTCGACCAGCTGGCCAAGGTGAACCTTCCGGACGCCTGGCTGCGTGTCCTGGTCCGGGAGGCGCCGCGGCCGGGCCTCCGCGAGGACGTGCAGGACCTGCTGCCCAACGCGCTGGAGGTGCGCATCGACCCGGACATGCTGCCGGACCGGACGGGCGCGCGTTCGGCGGAGCGGGCCGGCCGTTCCCCCCGCGAACTCTTCGGTGACTACCTGGACAGCCGCGGCAACGCCGAGGAGGGCGTCCGCGAGCTCTTCGACGAGCTGTACGACGAGGTGAGCAGCAACCAATGA
- a CDS encoding ATP-binding protein, producing MIGVSDETVPLRGGKLNDNPQGDPVGRVLGTADATPLQFWTAVTPGSYLQLDDVVVTKRDLPDREPVTIAGVVTQVRARHEGAQFDSDVFAIADGTLPAMVQEAAEITTTRVDPELYVPPAPGAIVHRASGEARDAALHFDRMERRVPMGTGRDGVPVFLNADFLDGTRGAHVSISGISGVATKTSFATFLLYSVFRSGQLGADGTNARALIFNVKGEDLLFLDHPNTKLDESTRAAYKLLDLPASPFADVRVYAPPRAGDSSGAPDVSSRLTGVDSFYWTLEEFCSAKLLPYVFADADDERQQYTMVVHSVTAHLNRFAVPAEGGISIDGRRIGSYGDLVDHIVEQLTDDETRSTWAGSAVNMGTVNAFARRLIGSKRDLARLIRGDLASRRPHQIKTANSAQVTVVDLHNLPDRAQRFVVGVTLKTEFEEKEKSGTGRPLLFVVLDELNKYAPREGSSPIKEVLLDIAERGRSLGVILIGAQQTASEVERRIVTNSAIRVVGRLDPAEASRPEYGFLPPAMRQRALLARPGTMFVNQPDIPVPLCVEFPFPAWATRKSESGPPPAETMRSIVQGADPFAVVGSGGGAADDDIPF from the coding sequence ATGATCGGCGTGTCTGACGAAACTGTGCCTCTCCGCGGCGGAAAACTGAATGACAACCCGCAGGGGGACCCAGTCGGACGGGTGCTGGGTACAGCTGATGCCACCCCGTTGCAGTTCTGGACGGCCGTGACCCCCGGCAGCTACCTGCAACTCGACGACGTCGTGGTGACCAAGCGCGACCTGCCGGACCGCGAGCCGGTGACCATCGCCGGCGTGGTGACCCAGGTGCGGGCCCGGCACGAGGGCGCCCAGTTCGACTCGGACGTGTTCGCCATCGCCGACGGCACCCTGCCGGCGATGGTCCAGGAAGCGGCCGAGATCACCACCACCCGGGTCGACCCGGAGCTCTATGTCCCGCCCGCCCCCGGCGCGATCGTGCACCGGGCGTCCGGCGAGGCCCGCGACGCGGCGCTGCACTTCGACCGGATGGAGCGGCGGGTCCCGATGGGCACCGGCCGTGACGGGGTCCCGGTCTTCCTCAACGCCGACTTCCTCGACGGCACCCGCGGCGCCCACGTGTCGATCTCCGGCATCTCCGGCGTGGCCACCAAGACGAGTTTCGCCACGTTCCTGCTCTACTCGGTGTTCCGTTCCGGTCAGCTGGGGGCGGACGGGACGAATGCCCGGGCGCTGATCTTCAACGTGAAGGGCGAGGATCTGCTCTTCCTCGACCACCCGAACACGAAGCTCGACGAGAGCACGCGGGCGGCGTACAAATTGCTGGATCTTCCGGCCTCGCCCTTCGCCGACGTCCGGGTCTATGCGCCGCCGCGGGCCGGCGACTCCTCCGGCGCGCCGGATGTGAGCAGCCGCCTGACCGGGGTCGACTCGTTCTACTGGACGCTCGAGGAGTTCTGCTCCGCCAAGCTCCTGCCATACGTGTTCGCCGACGCCGACGACGAGCGCCAGCAGTACACGATGGTGGTCCACTCGGTCACCGCCCATCTGAACCGGTTCGCGGTGCCCGCCGAGGGCGGCATCAGCATCGACGGCCGCCGGATCGGCTCCTACGGCGATCTGGTCGATCACATCGTCGAGCAGCTCACCGACGACGAGACCCGGTCCACCTGGGCCGGCAGCGCGGTCAACATGGGGACGGTCAACGCGTTCGCGCGGCGGCTGATCGGCAGCAAGCGTGACCTGGCCCGGCTGATCCGTGGCGACCTGGCGTCGCGCCGCCCGCACCAGATCAAGACCGCCAACAGCGCCCAGGTCACCGTGGTCGACCTGCACAATCTGCCGGACCGGGCCCAGCGGTTCGTGGTCGGTGTGACGCTGAAGACCGAGTTCGAGGAGAAGGAGAAATCGGGCACCGGCCGCCCGCTGCTCTTCGTCGTCCTCGACGAGCTGAACAAGTACGCACCTCGGGAGGGCTCCTCGCCGATCAAGGAGGTGCTGCTCGACATCGCCGAGCGGGGCCGCTCGCTCGGCGTGATCCTGATCGGCGCGCAGCAGACCGCCAGCGAGGTCGAGCGCCGGATCGTCACCAACTCGGCGATCCGGGTGGTCGGCCGGCTGGACCCGGCCGAGGCCTCCCGCCCGGAGTACGGTTTCCTGCCCCCGGCCATGCGCCAGCGCGCCCTGCTGGCCCGACCAGGCACGATGTTCGTCAACCAGCCGGACATCCCGGTCCCGCTCTGTGTCGAGTTCCCGTTCCCGGCCTGGGCCACCCGCAAGTCGGAGTCCGGTCCGCCACCGGCCGAGACCATGCGTTCGATCGTGCAAGGGGCCGATCCGTTCGCCGTCGTGGGCAGTGGCGGTGGAGCTGCGGACGACGACATTCCCTTCTAG